One Megalops cyprinoides isolate fMegCyp1 chromosome 23, fMegCyp1.pri, whole genome shotgun sequence genomic region harbors:
- the LOC118770302 gene encoding histidine ammonia-lyase-like, with product MLLALRINVLAKGYSGVSLDTLHRMVEAFNVSCLSYVPEKGTVGASGDLAPLSHLTLGLMGEGKMWSPSTGWADAKVVLEAHGLKPLSLGPKEGLALINGTQLITCLGAEAVERAQAIARQADIIAALTLQVLKGTTKAFDRDIQAVRPHPGQIEVAWRFRSVLDSDVFTSEITEANRPFEKVQDAYTLRCCPQVHGVANDTIAFVKSIITTEMNSATDNPMVFAKRDLTLSGGNFHGEYPAKSLDFLAIGVHELASISERRIERLCNPSLSELPAFLVSEGGLNSGFMIAHCTAAALVSENKVLCHPSSVDSLSTSAATEDHVSMGGWAARKALRVVEHVEQVLAIELLAACQALELLRPLKTTPPLEAVHQLVRSTVRPWDKDRVMHPDIEAAHRLLLEEKVWEVVHPFMEQYRGEEGSSSTKRAQV from the exons ATGCTGCTGGCTCTGAGGATCAATGTTCTGGCCAAAGGCTACAGCGGCGTCTCCCTGGATACTCTCCACAGGATGGTCGAGGCCTTCAACG TGTCCTGCCTCTCCTACGTCCCTGAGAAGGGGACGGTTGGTGCCAGTGGAGACCTTGCACCCCTGTCTCACCTGACCCTGGGGctgatgggggaggggaaaatgTGGTCACCGTCAACTGGCTGGGCCGATGCCAAAGTT GTGCTAGAGGCCCATGGACTGAAGCCCCTCTCACTTGGTCCCAAAGAG GGCTTGGCCCTGATCAACGGGACCCAGCTGATCACATGTCTGGGAGCAGAGGCTGTGGAGAGGGCCCAGGCCATCGCTAGGCAGGCTGACATCATTGCAGCATTGACATTACAGGTGCTGAAGGGAACAACCAAGGCCTTTGACAGAG ATATCCAGGCAGTACGGCCACACCCAGGCCAGATAGAGGTGGCATGGAGATTCCGCTCTGTGCTGGACTCTGATGTCTTTACCTCTGAGATCACAG AGGCAAACAGACCATTTGAGAAGGTCCAGGATGCTTATACCCTGCGTTGCTGCCCCCAG GTCCACGGTGTGGCCAATGACACCATCGCTTTTGTCAAGAGCATCATCACCACTGAGATGAACAGTGCCACTGATAACCCAA TGGTTTTTGCTAAGCGGGACCTGACTCTCTCAGGAGGAAATTTCCATGGCGAGTACCCAGCCAAG TCTCTGGACTTCCTGGCCATTGGGGTGCATGAGCTGGCCTCCATCAGTGAGCGCAGGATCGAGAGGCTGTGTAACCCCTCCCTCAGTGAGCTGCCTGCCTTCCTGGTCAGCGAGGGGGGTCTGAACTCGGGGTTCATGATCGCCCACTGCACCGCTGCGGCTCTGG TGTCAGAGAATAAGGTGCTGTGCCATCCCTCCTCTGTCGACTCCCTGTCCACCAGCGCTGCCACTGAGGACCATGTGTCGATGGGTGGCTGGGCGGCCAGGAAGGCCCTGAGGGTGGTGGAGCACGTGGAGCAAG ttCTGGCCATCGAGCTACTGGCCGCCTGTCAAGCCCTGGAGCTTCTCCGGCCCCTGAAGACCACGCCCCCTCTGGAGGCAGTCCACCAGTTGGTGCGCTCCACTGTCAG GCCGTGGGATAAGGACCGAGTCATGCATCCCGACATTGAGGCAGCTCACCGACTCCTGCTGGAGGAGAAG GTGTGGGAAGTGGTGCATCCATTCATGGAGCAGtacagaggggaagagggatCCAGCTCTACGAAAAGAGCCCAGGTCTAG